From the Primulina tabacum isolate GXHZ01 chromosome 3, ASM2559414v2, whole genome shotgun sequence genome, one window contains:
- the LOC142540719 gene encoding transcription factor ILR3-like yields the protein MISPETTNWLYEYGCEDIPVPDAPGSGFSWHVQPFNVSSNVSFEIDGSIGESAVHKETGSKKRARTESCAPSSSKACREKQRRDRLNDKFVELGALLEPERPPKTDKAAVLVDAVRMVTQLRGEAQKLKNSNLNLQEKIKELKAEKNELRDEKQKLKTEKEKLEQQIKAVSTPQPGFFHAPPTISPTFNAQSQAAGNKLVPIMSYPGVAMWQFMPPAAVDTSQDHVLRPPVA from the exons ATGATTTCCCCGGAGACCACGAATTGGCTGTACGAGTATGGGTGCGAGGATATCCCCGTCCCTGATGCCCCAGGTTCTGGGTTTTCTTGGCATGTTCAACCCTTTAACGTATCATCGAATGTCAG TTTCGAAATCGATGGCTCAATTGGGGAATCAGCTGTTCATAAGGAAACTGGCTCAAAAAAACG AGCTAGAACTGAATCATGTGCTCCATCAAGCTCCAAAGCATGCAGAGAGAAACAGCGTAGAGATAGGCTCAATGACAA GTTTGTAGAATTGGGTGCGCTCCTTGAGCCTGAGAGGCCTCCCAAAACAGACAAGGCTGCTGTTTTGGTTGATGCTGTTCGAATGGTGACTCAGCTAAGAGGTGAAGCTCAGAAGCTGAAAAACTCGAACTTGAATCTCCAGGAGAAGATCAAAGAGCTGAAG GCTGAGAAGAATGAGCTTAGGGATGAGAAGCAGAAGCTAAAGACTGAAAAGGAGAAGCTGGAGCAACAGATAAAGGCAGTGAGTACGCCCCAGCCAGGCTTTTTCCATGCTCCTCCTACCATTTCTCCGACGTTTAATGCTCAAAGCCAAGCTGCAGGCAACAAGTTGGTACCTATCATGAGTTACCCAGGTGTTGCTATGTGGCAGTTCATGCCACCTGCTGCTGTTGATACTTCACAGGACCATGTGCTTCGCCCACCAGTTGCCTAA
- the LOC142540720 gene encoding LOW QUALITY PROTEIN: autophagy-related protein 18f-like (The sequence of the model RefSeq protein was modified relative to this genomic sequence to represent the inferred CDS: deleted 1 base in 1 codon), with amino-acid sequence MRNDIQRSGGDGGAIAPRQGKGNNGIIPNSFKAISSYLRIVSSGASTVASTVRSAATAASAVVERDIETNTEQVSWAGFDKIEFERGVTRKVLLLGYSYGFQVWDVEVADNVHSLVSRNDGSVSFMQMVPKPVAAKQSVDKFAESRPLLIICAEGSFSGGNSVQEGSVTPFNGAVHGQLNDSSVATVVWFYSLRSQSYVHLLRFRSVVHLVRCSSRVVAVLQWSQIHCFDAATLEREYTILTNPVVTGSCGAGNIGLGPLAVGPRWMAYSGGPVAISESGRVSPQQLAPSATFPNSASNGSVVAHYAKESSKQLAAGFMTLGDMGYKKLSRYYSELLSEGNNCQSGAARLKLQGVANGHMPDADNVGMVIVRDIVSKTVIAQFRAHKSPILSLCFDPSGTLLVTASVQGHNINVFRILPGLSGGSSRSAESSYVHLYRLQRGFTNAVIQDISFSMDSQWIMISSSRGTSHLFSISPSGNCAVPSDSCLSARNTGSSLMTMPVVHGSQISGLQVLTPQSFCVSGSPITLSAVSRIRNGNNGWRSTVSGAAAAATGRVSSLSGTIASAFHNCKGNDTCTDASSMKKCYYLLVFAPSGSMIQYALQLSPAFSGMTTLPGSNVTCESGLDCDARLLIDAIQKWNICQKQNRKDREDNFDLYGENGHSSSSKVYPERMRQENSVLSNVTSRFATEERNPHHIYISEAELQMHQSQNPLWGRSEINFQSILTNGFNVDEESSSGGEIELENFPIRVIEARSKNLVPVFDFLQAPKIRHGRIPLMNSVNNVHLHYQGLEASEDVKLSCSQGSCSLEPMPNGRHFVNQSNNDDVEAWPFGLHLITDSSRGFVNTNNSPVANTQLDTVNMKENSVKSSQEHDEFD; translated from the exons ATGAGGAATGATATCCAGAGAAGTGGCGGTGATGGTGGAGCAATCGCCCCACGTCAAGGAAAAGGGAATAATGGGATTATTCCCAACTCGTTTAAAGCTATTTCAAGCTACCTGAGGATTGTTTCTTCGGGTGCATCGACCGTGGCATCCACCGTGAGgtctgctgctactgctgcatCGGCTGTTGTAGAAAGGGACATCGAGACAAACACTGAGCAG GTATCCTGGGCTGGCTTTGACAAAATAGAATTTGAAAGAGGTGTCACTAGGAAAGTTCTCTTGCTGGGGTACAGCTATGGCTTCCAGGTTTGGGATGTCGAAGTAGCAGACAATGTACACAGCCTAGTCTCCAGGAATGATGGCTCAGTTTCATTCATGCAAATGGTACCAAAACCAGTGGCAGCAAAGCAATCTGTGGATAAGTTTGCAGAAAGCCGCCCACTACTGATTATTTGTGccgaa ggatccttttctggCGGTAATAGTGTTCAGGAGGGATCAGTTACTCCCTTTAATGGGGCCGTCCATGGGCAGCTTAATGATAGTTCTGTGGCAACTGTAGTTTGGTTTTATTCCTTGAGATCTCAATCATATGTACATCTATTAAGGTTTAGATCAGTTGTTCATTTAGTGCGATGCAGCTCTCGAGTTGTTGCCGTTTTACAGTGGAGTCAG ATACATTGCTTTGACGCTGCTACCTTAGAGAGAGAGTATACGATCCTTACAAATCCGGTTGTTACTGGGAGTTGTGGAGCTGGAAATATAGGCTTGGGGCCCCTTGCAGTGGGTCCTCGGTGGATGGCTTATAGTGGGGGTCCAGTTGCGATTTCAGAATCTGGTCGTGTGAGTCCACAGCAACTTGCTCCCTCGGCTACTTTCCCTAATTCTGCTTCAAATGGAAGCGTTGTTGCACATTATGCAAAAGAGTCGAGCAAGCAACTTGCTGCTGGTTTTATGACTCTAGGGGACATGGGTTATAAGAAGCTATCAAGATACTATTCTGAACTGTTATCTGAAGGTAACAATTGCCAATCAGGGGCTGCTAGACTGAAGTTACAAGGTGTTGCAAATGGACATATGCCAGATGCTGACAATGTTGGCATG GTGATTGTCAGAGATATAGTCAGCAAAACCGTGATAGCGCAGTTTAGGGCTCATAAGAGTCCTATTTTATCATTGTGCTTTGATCCCAGTGGCACTCTTTTAGTGACAGCTTCAGTTCAGGGGCACAACATAAATGTGTTTCGCATACTGCCTGGACTTTCTGGGGGTTCCTCGAGAAGTGCTGAATCATCTTACGTCCATCTTTACAGGCTGCAGCGAGGTTTCACAAATGCT GTTATACAAGACATAAGTTTTAGTATGGATAGCCAATGGATTATGATCAGTTCGTCAAGAGGGACGAGCCACCTTTTTTCTATATCACCTTCAGGCAATTGTGCTGTACCTTCTGATTCTTGTCTTAGTGCCAGAAATACTGGATCCAGCCTGATGACAATGCCTGTAGTTCATGGATCGCAAATTTCAGGATTGCAGGTGCTAACTCCGCAGAGCTTTTGTGTGTCTGGATCTCCGATTACACTTTCCGCTGTTAGCCGGATACGGAATGGAAATAATGGTTGGAGAAGTACTGTTAGTGGTGCCGCTGCAGCTGCAACTGGACGGGTGAGCTCTCTCTCTGGAACAATTGCATCAGCCTTTCACAACTGCAAAGGCAATGATACATGTACAGATGCGAGTTCAATGAAGAAGTGTTATTATCTACTTGTTTTCGCTCCTTCTGGTTCCATGATACAGTATGCACTTCAACTTTCTCCTGCTTTTAGTGGTATGACGACTTTACCTGGATCAAATGTCACTTGTGAATCTGGTCTTGACTGTGATGCAAGATTACTGATTGATGCAATCCAAAAGTGGAATATTTGTCAAAAGCAGAATCGGAAGGATCGGGAAGATAATTTTGACTTATATGGTGAAAATGGACATTCAAGTAGCAGTAAAGTATACCCGGAAAGAATGAGACAAGAAAACAGTGTGCTTTCTAATGTCACAAGTAGGTTTGCCACTGAAGAAAGGAATCCACACCATATTTATATATCTGAAGCCGAGCTCCAGATGCATCAGAGCCAAAATCCATTGTGGGGGAGATCTGAG ATAAATTTTCAGTCAATCCTGACTAATGGCTTTAACGTGGACGAAGAAAGTAGTAGTGGTGGAGAAATCGAGCTTGAAAATTTTCCCATTCGTGTTATTGAAGCAAGGTCAAAAAACTTGGTTCCTGTTTTCGATTTTCTTCAAGCTCCCAAAATTCGACATGGGAG GATTCCTCTGATGAATAGTGTCAACAATGTACACTTGCACTATCAGGGACTTGAGGCCTCCGAGGATGTCAAACTTTCCTGCAGTCAGGGTTCTTGTTCTCTTGAACCCATGCCCAATGGCCGACATTTTGTGAATCAATCGAACAATGATGATGTTGAAGCATGGCCCTTTGGTCTTCACTTGATCACCGATTCAAGCAGGGGCTTTGTAAATACTAACAATAGCCCAGTAGCAAACACTCAGCTTGATACTGTAAATATGAAGGAGAACTCTGTGAAGTCAAGCCAAGAGCACGATGAGTTTGACTAA
- the LOC142539018 gene encoding uncharacterized protein LOC142539018, whose protein sequence is MDTVRGLLYVGGYVIIEDCRVGYSIPATRPVKISRSITFSQLVNFGHRKLDIDPSKFCIKLSTKYCYSSLARYNEEHVYITDDDSLQFMFELPTLDCMYLYVDSSPVLQNVSDYDFDAVMPVITQGLGTVGLNEAGPSMYHIDEQSGHTYSGIDTGPWDHHITADTEEDYAWGMNTTRECDFTSRGWDHHITGPSGVDVAWGSSRTGQLDANIPAPITEHMPEQDDLFGDSSHHVMNSDDDLYATSSDGEDDHHVDNANEGTSARVLMSGATMTENIPIAPEQHLREIPQFFNEVYHEQIPDSFGIPSASRTNFYNPERPELGVKMVFNSKG, encoded by the coding sequence ATGGATACCGTGAGAGGCTTACTGTATGTAGGTGGCTATGTCATTATTGAAGATTGTAGGGTTGGATATAGTATCCCCGCGACAAGGCCCGTTAAAATCTCTCGGTCTATTACATTTTCTCAATTGGTGAATTTTGGGCATCGGAAGCTGGATATCGACCCATCAAAATTCTGCATCAAGTTGTCAACGAAATATTGTTATAGCTCGTTGGCTCGTTACAATGAAGAACATGTCTATATCACAGATGATGATAGTCTACAATTTATGTTTGAATTGCCGACACTGGATTGCATGTACTTGTATGTTGATTCATCGCCAGTGTTACAGAACGTAAGTGATTACGATTTTGATGCAGTCATGCCAGTAATAACGCAAGGTTTGGGAACAGTAGGTTTGAATGAAGCGGGACCTTCTATGTATCACATCGATGAACAGTCAGGGCATACATACTCTGGGATCGACACTGGTCCTTGGGATCACCATATCACGGCTGACACTGAAGAAGACTATGCATGGGGGATGAATACAACACGAGAATGTGATTTTACTTCAAGAGGTTGGGATCATCATATCACGGGTCCATCAGGAGTTGATGTCGCATGGGGTTCTAGTAGAACAGGTCAATTGGATGCAAATATTCCCGCCCCAATTACAGAACACATGCCTGAGCAAGATGATTTATTCGGGGACAGTTCGCATCATGTCATGAATAGTGATGATGATTTGTATGCTACATCAAGTGACGGAGAAGATGATCATCATGTTGACAATGCAAATGAAGGGACATCGGCGCGTGTGTTAATGTCTGGAGCAACAATGACAGAGAACATTCCTATTGCACCGGAGCAACATTTACGTGAAATTCCTCAATTTTTCAATGAAGTCTATCATGAACAAATTCCAGATTCATTTGGTATTCCTTCTGCATCACGAACAAACTTTTACAATCCTGAAAGGCCAGAGCTCGGTGTAAAAATGGTTTTTAATAGCAAAGGTTAG